The genomic interval GAACAGGACGAACGTGTTCAGGTCGAGGTTCTTGGTCTGCTGATGCAGGTTCCAGGCGGCGTCCGCCTTCGGGCCGAACACCGCGGCGAGGTGCTCTGGGCTCTGCTCGTGGAGCGGCGCGTCCCGTAGCACGCCCGCCGCGTGCACGACCCCGGTGAGGGGGTGTTCGGCGGGGACGGTGGCGAGGAGTGCGGCGAGCGCGTCGGGGTCGGCGCTGTCGCAGGCGGCGATCGTCACCTGCGCGCCGAGCGCTTCCAGACGGGACTTGAGGTCGTCCGCGCCGGGAGCGTCCGGGCCGCGCCTGCTGACAAGCAGGAGATGCTCGGCCCCCCGCTCGGCGAGATGCTCCGCGACGAGCCCGCCGAGCGTCCCGGTGCCGCCGGTGATCAGGACGGTCCGGTGGACGGGCGGCGGATCCAGCGTGAGGGTGATCTTCCCGATGTGGGTGGCGTGGGCGAGGGTGCGGATGGCGGTGCGGGCGTGCGCGATCGGGTGGGACGTGTGCGGGAGCGGCGTGAGGCTCCCGGCGGCGAGATGGCCGTGCACGATCCGGTTGAGGCCCTCGATGTGCTCGGGCCCCGTGGTGACCAGGTCGAACGCCTGGTAGTCGATGCCGGGGTGGTCGGTCAGCTCCTCGGGCGTTCGGATGTCGGTCTTGCCCATCTCGATGAAGCGGCCGTCCGGCTTGAGCAGCCGGAGGCTCGCGTCGATGTGCTCGCCCGCCAGGCTGTTGAGGACGATGTCGACGCCGTGCGGATCGGTCTTCCTGAAGTGGTGCTCGTAGTCGGTGGTGCGGCTGTTGGCGATGTGGTCGTGTTCGAGGCCGTGGCCGTGCAGGACGGGCCACTTGCGTGGGCTGGCCGTCGCGTACACCTCGGCCTCGAACAGCCGGGCGATCTGGAGGGCGGCCTGCCCGACGCCGCCGGTGGCGGTGTGGATGAGGACCTTCTGGCCCTTCCTGAGGCCGCCGAGGACGACCAATCCGTGCCAGGCGGTCAGGAATGCGACGGGGATGGTCGCGGCCTCGGCCCAGGTCCAGTCGTCGGGGATCTTCATGACGAGCCGGCGGTCGGTGGTGGCGACCGGGCCGATGCCGCCACGTGAGAACAGCCCCGTCACCCGGTCGCCCGGACGGAGCGTCGTCACGTTCGAGCCGACCTCGATGACCTCACCGGCCTCCTCGCCGCCGATCGGGGCCAGCGCCTTCACCATGCCGAGCGAGACCAGGACGTCACGGAAGTTCAGACCGGCCGCGCGGGTGCGGATCCGGACCTCGTCCGGCCCCAGCGGGCCGTCGTGCAGATCGGTCGCTGCCAGGACGATGTCGTCGAGCGACCCCGTCCGGCTCGTCGACATCAGCTGCCAGCCCGTGTCCGACGGCGGCACCAGGAACGACTCGTGGGCGTCGGCCAGCCGCGGCCGGAACAGCGTCCCGGCCCGCACCGCCAGCTGCGGCTCGTCCAGGGCCTCGGCGGCCGCGATCGCCGACAGCAGCGGGCCCGGCTCCGGCGACGCGACGTCCACCAGCCGGAAACGGCCGGGGTGCTCGCTCTGCGCGCTGCGGACCAGGCCCCACAGCGCCGCCTGCGCCGGGGACGGGGCCTCCTCGTCGTCCGGGAGGGCCTGCGCGAGGAGCGTGACGACGGTCAGGACCGAACCGGCGAACCGGTCGTCGGCCGCCCACTCGCGCAGCAGCCCCAGCATGGTTCCGGCCGCCGCGGTCGCCGAGGCGGGGCAGTCGCAGCCGCCGGACGCGTGCGGGCAGGCCGCCGTCACCGGCAGCGCGACGACCTCCGATGGCGGGACGTCGTCGCCGAGCGCCGCCGACCAGGCCGCGAAGTCCGCGTGAAAGGGGACGTCAGCGTCGTCCGGCGGGGAGCCGAGGAAGACCGCGTCCGCCGGGCTCAGCCGGTCCGGCTCCTCGACCGGGATCCACACCGGGTGGAACAGGCCGGGCACACCGGACTTCGCAGGGGCCGCCGCGGTGAGATCACCGGTCAGCGGACGGACGACCAGCTCCTCGACCGTCAGGACGGGACGGCCCGCCGGGTCGGTCGCGTGGAGGGCGACCGCGTCGGGGCGAAGCGGCGTCAAGGTGACCTGGAGGGTGTCGGCGCCGGTCGCGTGCAGCCGGACGCCGCGCCACGAGAACGGCAGACCGGTGCCCTGCTCGCCGAGGCCGTCGACGGCGAGGGCGTGCAGCGCCGCGTCGAGCAGGGCCGGGTGAAGGCCGTGGCCGTCGACGGGTGTCGTCGCGTCCAGCCGGACCTCGGCGCGTAGCGCGTCACCGGCCCGGCGCAGGCCGCGCAGGTTGCGGAACGCGGGGCCGTAGCCGTAGCCGTCGCTCTCCAGACGTTCGTACAGGCCGGACAGGTCGGCCGGGTCGCCGTCCGGGACGTCTGGGACGTCCGGGACCGGTATCGCGGGGAGTTCGGGGGCGAGGATCCCGGTCGCGTGCGTCACCCAGCCGGACGGGTCGTCGGCGGGCCGCGAGTGGACGGCGAACGGGCGGCGGCCGTCGTCACCGGCCCGTTCGGCCACGATGTGGAGGACGCGCGGGGCCGACAGCGTCAGCGGTGCCTGGAGGATCAGCTCGTCGACGTCCGGGCAGCCGGTGGCCTCCCCGGCGTGCAGGGCCAGGTCGAGGAGGGCCGTGCCGGGCAGCAGCGGCATGCCGTGGACGGCGTGGTCGGCCAGCCACGGACGGGATGTGAGACCGATCCGGCCGGTCGCCTGCCAACTGCCGTCCGGGAGCGCGGACTCGGCCGCGAGCAGCGGATGCCCGGCCGGTACGAGGCCGAGCCCAGCGGCGTCACCGGCGGGGGCCTCCAGCCAGAACCGGGTCCGCTGGAACGGGTAGGCGGGCGGCGGGTCCAGCAGCGGGGAGGAGGCGAGCCGCCAGGAGACCTTGGCGTGGGTGCCGGTGTGGGCGTGGGCGAGCGCGGTCAGGAACGCGGTGGCGTCGGGGTCGCGGTGATCGAGGACGGCCTGGGTCACCGCCCCGTCCAGGCTCTGCTGGGCCAGGGTGGTGAGCGTCGGGCGCGGTCCGAGTTCGAGGTAGAGGGCGGGGGAGTGTTCGGTGTGGAGGTGGGTGAGGCCGTCGTGGAAGCGGACGGCACTGCGGATCTGGGACGTCCAGTAGGCGGGGTCGGTGAGCTGGTCTTCGGTGGCGGTGCGTCCGGTGACGTTGGAGATGACGGGAAGCCGGGTCGGGTGGTAGGTGACGGTCTCGGCGATCTTCTGGAAGTCGGCGAGCATGGGTTCCATGAGGGCCGAGTGGAAGGCGTGGCTGACCACCAGGCGGCGTGCCGTGATGCCCTGGGCGGCGAGCCGGTCCGCGAGCGCGTCGAGGGCGTCGAGGGGGCCGCTGACGGACGTCGCGTGCGGCGAGTTGACGCCCGCGACATCGATGCCGGTGCCGTCGAGGTGGGGGAGCAGCTCGG from Streptomyces sp. NBC_01288 carries:
- a CDS encoding type I polyketide synthase, producing the protein MSGEEKIREYLRRATNDLYRTRERVRELEERQGEAIAIVGMGCRYPGGVGSARELWELVADGRDAVSEFPSDRGWDVASLYDPDPGKAHTSYTRYGGFLHDAGEFDAEFFGINPREALSMDPQQRLLLETTWETVENAGIAAAELRGTDVGVFAGVMYHDYGGRIVRAPAEVEGYLGQGSAGSVASGRVSHAFGFQGPAVTIDTACSSSLVAIHLAARALRSGECSMALAGGVTVMSTPSVFLEFSRQRGLSPDGRCKSFAAAADGTGWGEGIGLVLLERLSDAVRLGHPVHAVLKGSAINQDGTTTQLSAPNGPAQRRVIELALANAGLSPDEVDAVEAHGTGTTLGDPIEAQALLTTYGRAHSADRPVHLGAVKSNLGHTQAAAGVAGVIKMVQAMQHGVLPKTLHVDAPSPHVDWADGHVALLTEATSWPDTGRPRRAAVSSFGISGTNAHVILEQAPERETAEPPVGPVVVTLSARTPQALRTAAARLAGHLAAGPKASPDGLAASLTARALFTRRAAVIVDGSDRESLAGALSALASGAPDPRLVTGEPGDGGTVFLLSGQGSQSPGMGRGLHAAFPVYAAAFHEVCAAFTPYLDRPLDEVILGGDEIIHDTAYAQPALFALQVALFRLLEDHGVRPDQLLGHSIGELTAAHLAGLWTLDDAARLIAARGRLMSALPAGGGMLTVQAGEAELLPHLDGTGIDVAGVNSPHATSVSGPLDALDALADRLAAQGITARRLVVSHAFHSALMEPMLADFQKIAETVTYHPTRLPVISNVTGRTATEDQLTDPAYWTSQIRSAVRFHDGLTHLHTEHSPALYLELGPRPTLTTLAQQSLDGAVTQAVLDHRDPDATAFLTALAHAHTGTHAKVSWRLASSPLLDPPPAYPFQRTRFWLEAPAGDAAGLGLVPAGHPLLAAESALPDGSWQATGRIGLTSRPWLADHAVHGMPLLPGTALLDLALHAGEATGCPDVDELILQAPLTLSAPRVLHIVAERAGDDGRRPFAVHSRPADDPSGWVTHATGILAPELPAIPVPDVPDVPDGDPADLSGLYERLESDGYGYGPAFRNLRGLRRAGDALRAEVRLDATTPVDGHGLHPALLDAALHALAVDGLGEQGTGLPFSWRGVRLHATGADTLQVTLTPLRPDAVALHATDPAGRPVLTVEELVVRPLTGDLTAAAPAKSGVPGLFHPVWIPVEEPDRLSPADAVFLGSPPDDADVPFHADFAAWSAALGDDVPPSEVVALPVTAACPHASGGCDCPASATAAAGTMLGLLREWAADDRFAGSVLTVVTLLAQALPDDEEAPSPAQAALWGLVRSAQSEHPGRFRLVDVASPEPGPLLSAIAAAEALDEPQLAVRAGTLFRPRLADAHESFLVPPSDTGWQLMSTSRTGSLDDIVLAATDLHDGPLGPDEVRIRTRAAGLNFRDVLVSLGMVKALAPIGGEEAGEVIEVGSNVTTLRPGDRVTGLFSRGGIGPVATTDRRLVMKIPDDWTWAEAATIPVAFLTAWHGLVVLGGLRKGQKVLIHTATGGVGQAALQIARLFEAEVYATASPRKWPVLHGHGLEHDHIANSRTTDYEHHFRKTDPHGVDIVLNSLAGEHIDASLRLLKPDGRFIEMGKTDIRTPEELTDHPGIDYQAFDLVTTGPEHIEGLNRIVHGHLAAGSLTPLPHTSHPIAHARTAIRTLAHATHIGKITLTLDPPPVHRTVLITGGTGTLGGLVAEHLAERGAEHLLLVSRRGPDAPGADDLKSRLEALGAQVTIAACDSADPDALAALLATVPAEHPLTGVVHAAGVLRDAPLHEQSPEHLAAVFGPKADAAWNLHQQTKNLDLNTFVLFSSAAGTLGNPGQANYAAANTYLDALAHHRRAQGLPAVSISWGLWERASGMTGTLTDTDLARLRRSGLVPLTDDHGLALFDAALRLDEPHVVALPIAPAADTHPSPLLRDLAPRSRRTAATRGTDGPGAGGDLASTLAGLTADQQRRRMLTLVQAQAAAVLGHPAAHTIVADQPFKNLGFDSLTAVELRNRLASATGLRLPPTLIFDQPSPAELAAWLLGRLAPAAAEPVRAILTDLDALETVLAEVPSDDKGRPAVTARLETLLARWAGARTDADGDDLSAATDDEIFSVIDHELGIS